A genome region from Streptomyces antimycoticus includes the following:
- a CDS encoding alpha/beta hydrolase family protein — MGGAAAEETSVLGLTPVAPDRTAAYGEHPDQVADFYLPSRPRRAARPAPLVLLFHGGAWRAPYDRRHVSPFAAFLAGRGLAVASVEYRRGGAEPARAGRWPETFDDIAAAVDTVPGLARELGLPGVDPDRVVLTGHSAGGHAVLWAAARHRLPSGTPWHLPSPSPLRGVVALAPIADLATARALDVCSGAVGELLGEVRGEVRGDGDELTARFALADPAALLPTAIPTTIVQGGTDIDVPPAVADAFTAAATRVGQDVRLVRTEGGHFPPIDPTTPVAHTVADEIAHVAGAGPAR; from the coding sequence CTGGGCGGGGCAGCGGCCGAGGAGACGTCGGTCCTGGGGCTCACACCCGTGGCTCCGGACCGGACCGCCGCGTACGGCGAACACCCGGACCAGGTGGCGGACTTCTACCTTCCGTCCAGGCCGCGCAGGGCCGCCCGCCCCGCCCCGCTGGTCCTCCTCTTCCACGGCGGCGCCTGGCGCGCCCCCTACGACCGCCGCCATGTGTCCCCCTTCGCCGCCTTCCTGGCGGGGCGGGGGCTCGCGGTGGCGTCGGTCGAATACCGCCGCGGCGGGGCGGAACCGGCACGGGCGGGGCGGTGGCCGGAGACGTTCGACGACATCGCGGCCGCCGTGGACACCGTGCCGGGCCTCGCCCGGGAGCTCGGGCTTCCCGGGGTCGACCCGGACCGCGTGGTGCTCACCGGGCACTCCGCGGGCGGGCACGCCGTGCTGTGGGCGGCGGCCCGGCATCGGCTGCCGTCCGGCACTCCCTGGCATCTGCCCTCCCCCTCCCCGCTCCGCGGCGTCGTCGCCCTCGCCCCCATCGCGGACCTCGCCACGGCCCGTGCGCTGGACGTCTGCTCCGGCGCCGTCGGCGAACTCCTCGGCGAAGTGCGCGGCGAAGTGCGCGGCGACGGCGATGAACTGACGGCCCGGTTCGCCCTCGCCGACCCCGCCGCGCTGCTGCCCACCGCGATCCCCACCACCATCGTGCAGGGCGGCACCGACATCGACGTGCCACCGGCGGTCGCCGACGCCTTCACGGCGGCCGCGACCCGCGTCGGACAGGACGTACGGCTGGTCAGGACGGAGGGCGGACACTTCCCGCCCATCGACCCCACCACGCCCGTCGCCCACACCGTCGCGGACGAGATCGCCCATGTGGCCGGAGCAGGCCCGGCAAGGTAG
- the fbaA gene encoding class II fructose-bisphosphate aldolase, which yields MPIASPEIYNEMLDRAKAGKFAYPAINVTSTQTLHAALRGFAEAESDGIVQISTGGAEFLGGQYSKDMVTGAVGLAEFAHVVAEKYPVNIALHTDHCPKDKLDGYVRPLLKISQERVANGQNPLFQSHMWDGSAETLDDNLRIARELLAEAVKAKIILEVEITPTGGEEDGVTHEINDKLYTTVDDALRTAEAIGLGDKGRYLLAASFGNVHGVYKPGNVVLRPELLRELQDGVAAKYGKQDPFFFVFHGGSGSTEEEIRTALENGVVKMNLDTDTQYAFTRPIADHMFRNYDGVLKVDGEVGNKKQYDPRSWGKLAEKGMSERVTAACSHLRSTGTKVK from the coding sequence ATGCCCATCGCATCCCCTGAGATCTACAACGAGATGCTCGACCGGGCGAAGGCAGGCAAGTTCGCCTACCCCGCGATCAATGTGACCTCGACGCAGACTCTGCACGCCGCCCTCCGCGGCTTCGCCGAGGCGGAGAGCGACGGCATCGTCCAGATCTCCACCGGTGGTGCCGAGTTCCTGGGTGGCCAGTACAGCAAGGACATGGTGACCGGTGCGGTCGGTCTCGCCGAGTTCGCGCATGTCGTCGCCGAGAAGTACCCGGTGAACATCGCCCTCCACACCGACCACTGCCCGAAGGACAAGCTGGACGGCTATGTCCGGCCGCTGCTCAAGATCTCCCAGGAGCGCGTCGCCAACGGTCAGAACCCGCTGTTCCAGTCCCACATGTGGGACGGCTCCGCCGAGACGCTCGACGACAACCTCCGCATCGCGCGGGAGCTGCTCGCCGAGGCGGTCAAGGCGAAGATCATCCTCGAGGTCGAGATCACCCCGACCGGTGGCGAGGAGGACGGCGTCACCCACGAGATCAACGACAAGCTGTACACGACGGTCGACGACGCCCTGCGCACCGCCGAGGCCATCGGCCTGGGCGACAAGGGCCGCTACCTGCTGGCCGCCTCGTTCGGCAACGTCCACGGCGTCTACAAGCCGGGCAATGTGGTCCTCCGCCCGGAGCTGCTGCGTGAGCTCCAGGACGGTGTCGCCGCGAAGTACGGCAAGCAGGACCCGTTCTTCTTCGTCTTCCACGGCGGCTCCGGCTCCACGGAGGAGGAGATCCGCACCGCGCTGGAGAACGGTGTGGTGAAGATGAACCTCGACACGGACACCCAGTACGCCTTCACCCGCCCGATCGCGGACCACATGTTCCGCAACTACGACGGGGTGCTGAAGGTCGACGGCGAGGTCGGCAACAAGAAGCAGTACGACCCGCGGAGCTGGGGCAAGCTGGCCGAGAAGGGGATGTCGGAGCGGGTCACCGCGGCCTGTTCGCACCTTCGGTCCACGGGGACGAAGGTGAAGTAG
- a CDS encoding sensor histidine kinase: MDGVTQTIPRTELRTIRRAFSHLRKDLITGAFALRPVPPLAATHPLVRYMPRAVRPYAPWLPQAAIVVLVFYLMAVAGETEGIGLALLSGVPLLLALYRPIGAWWLSFAASFVWGLGVADTYGGSMWPWPATLFASHIVVMVIVATQNRPRVAGRMLMLTAGFGLACELGINARPTNAFPMVVASCVIVGAVVARRSLRETKQQVAVQQSATYEERSRRTLLEERATIARELHDVVAHHMSVIAIQAEAAPYRVANPPEELATSFATIRENAVAALTELRRLLGVVRADDPDAYADADPEAPQPTLATLDTLFAGVRAAGLTVEHVITGAVRPLPSGVELSAYRIIQEALSNALRHAPGSTARVEIAYVLGGLGLRVVNGPPTQPVRPSPGMGHGLLGMRERVAMLNGEMTAGAVEEDGGYEVAVFIPAAAVPEADASTPDAATPPRPGPAPEAGTMKP; the protein is encoded by the coding sequence GTGGACGGCGTGACCCAGACGATTCCGCGGACCGAACTCCGCACCATCCGCCGGGCGTTCTCCCATCTGCGGAAGGACTTGATCACCGGCGCCTTCGCCCTCCGCCCGGTGCCGCCGCTGGCCGCCACGCATCCGCTGGTGCGGTACATGCCCCGGGCGGTGCGGCCGTACGCGCCGTGGTTGCCGCAGGCCGCGATCGTGGTCTTGGTCTTCTACCTCATGGCCGTGGCGGGCGAGACCGAGGGCATAGGGCTGGCCCTGCTCAGCGGTGTGCCGCTGTTGCTGGCGCTTTACCGGCCGATCGGCGCCTGGTGGCTGTCGTTCGCGGCGAGCTTCGTCTGGGGCCTGGGCGTCGCCGACACGTACGGGGGGAGCATGTGGCCCTGGCCGGCGACCCTCTTCGCGTCGCACATCGTGGTGATGGTGATCGTCGCGACCCAGAACCGCCCGCGGGTGGCCGGGCGGATGCTGATGCTCACGGCCGGGTTCGGGCTCGCCTGTGAGCTCGGCATCAACGCGCGGCCCACGAACGCCTTCCCCATGGTGGTCGCCTCGTGCGTCATCGTGGGCGCCGTCGTCGCCCGGCGCAGTCTGCGCGAGACCAAGCAGCAGGTCGCCGTGCAGCAGTCGGCCACCTACGAGGAGCGCTCCCGCCGCACCCTGCTGGAGGAGCGCGCGACCATCGCCCGCGAATTGCATGATGTCGTCGCGCACCACATGTCCGTGATCGCCATCCAGGCGGAGGCGGCGCCCTACCGGGTGGCGAACCCGCCCGAGGAGCTGGCCACCAGCTTCGCGACCATCCGCGAGAACGCGGTCGCCGCGCTCACCGAACTCCGCCGCCTCCTCGGCGTCGTCCGCGCCGACGATCCCGATGCCTACGCCGACGCCGACCCCGAGGCGCCCCAGCCGACCCTCGCCACGCTCGACACGCTCTTCGCGGGCGTCCGGGCGGCGGGGCTGACCGTCGAGCACGTCATCACCGGCGCCGTACGTCCGCTGCCCTCCGGTGTGGAGCTGTCGGCCTACCGGATCATCCAGGAGGCGCTGTCCAACGCGCTGCGCCACGCCCCCGGATCCACCGCCCGCGTCGAGATCGCGTACGTCCTCGGCGGTCTGGGCCTGCGGGTCGTCAACGGCCCGCCCACCCAGCCCGTACGCCCCTCGCCGGGCATGGGCCATGGGCTGCTCGGGATGCGGGAGCGCGTGGCGATGCTGAACGGGGAGATGACGGCGGGAGCGGTGGAGGAGGACGGCGGCTACGAGGTCGCGGTCTTCATCCCGGCCGCCGCGGTCCCCGAGGCGGACGCCTCCACTCCGGACGCCGCGACGCCCCCGCGGCCGGGGCCCGCCCCGGAAGCAGGGACGATGAAGCCATGA
- a CDS encoding tryptophan 2,3-dioxygenase family protein: protein MSQQPVPDHAAPAQATPGGTPRGRTAPGGATPSGAAPGRTAPSGTTSSRTAPGGAELEAPHLDFDGTTPYEDYVQASVLTHLQRPLSDDPGEMVFLVTTQVMELWFTVIVHEWHTAAQALREDDLPTTMAALQRSAYELESLNASWKPLAHLTPGQFNAYRSALGEGSGFQSAMYRRLEFLLGEKSASMLVPHRGAPRVHAELEKALTEPSLYDEVLRYLARRGLAVPAAVLDRDPALRYEPDPGVERVWEEIYSGPREDELVRLGEALTEVAELVWRWRNDHLVATRRAMGAKTGTGGSAGVAWLEKRAGKTVFPELWTARSHV from the coding sequence ATGTCGCAGCAACCTGTCCCTGACCACGCCGCCCCGGCCCAGGCCACCCCGGGCGGAACCCCTCGAGGCCGGACCGCCCCGGGCGGGGCCACGCCGAGCGGGGCCGCCCCCGGCCGGACCGCTCCGAGCGGGACCACATCAAGCCGGACCGCACCGGGCGGGGCCGAGCTCGAGGCCCCCCATCTGGACTTCGACGGCACCACCCCGTACGAGGACTACGTCCAGGCGTCCGTGCTCACCCATCTCCAGCGCCCCCTCTCCGACGACCCCGGCGAGATGGTGTTCCTGGTGACCACCCAGGTCATGGAGCTGTGGTTCACCGTCATCGTCCATGAGTGGCACACCGCCGCGCAGGCGCTGCGCGAGGACGATCTGCCCACGACGATGGCCGCGCTCCAGCGCTCGGCCTACGAGCTGGAGTCGCTCAACGCCTCCTGGAAGCCGCTGGCCCATCTCACCCCCGGCCAGTTCAACGCGTACCGCTCCGCGCTCGGCGAAGGCTCCGGCTTCCAGTCGGCGATGTACCGGCGGCTGGAGTTCCTGCTCGGCGAGAAGTCCGCGTCCATGCTCGTCCCGCACCGGGGCGCGCCGCGGGTCCACGCCGAGCTGGAGAAGGCGCTGACCGAGCCCAGCCTCTACGACGAGGTGCTGCGCTATCTCGCCCGTCGCGGCCTCGCCGTCCCGGCCGCCGTGCTGGACCGCGATCCCGCCCTGCGCTATGAACCCGATCCGGGGGTGGAGCGGGTCTGGGAGGAGATCTACTCCGGCCCGCGCGAGGATGAGCTGGTCAGGCTCGGCGAGGCGCTCACCGAGGTCGCCGAGCTGGTGTGGCGCTGGCGCAACGACCACCTGGTGGCGACCCGGCGGGCGATGGGCGCCAAGACCGGCACCGGCGGCTCGGCCGGGGTCGCCTGGCTGGAGAAGCGCGCGGGCAAGACGGTCTTCCCCGAGCTGTGGACGGCGCGCAGCCATGTCTGA